The segment aagagaaaaatggagcagagcGGGCAGggtgtttggggtggggtggggagatggtTTTAAAAGGTGGGAAGGTATCAAGCAGTCAGAGCTCACCTGAGGCGGAGGGGAAGATGTCCCACAGTGTGAACTCACACCTATGTTTTCTTCTGCCCGTACCAGGATATGAGGAAGACATGGAGACGGTGagttccatttttgtttgtttcttccttcccactACCTACAGCCATAGCCATGACCTTCCCTCCAGACCCCTCTCTTTACCTCCACTTAGCAACGGGCTTTCTAGAGTGTAGCCTCACCTGTTTCTGTGACAAGTGAGTGGGTTAGGATCATCAGAAGCAGCATCAAAAAGACAGGGATGCCAATAACTTCCTTCGTCTCTCCAGATTCGATGTCCCAGCACCCAAGCCATCTAACTCAGAGGAGGATCTCCCTGAAGATTACCCCGTGGTCAAAAACATGCTTCACAGGCTGACAGGTGAAGAGGGGAGGGAGCGGATCATAAGCTATGCTCTGTTTGCTCCCTCTTCGCTCTAGAAAATGCTCAAGTCCACTTTGGTATCAGTTTTGACTTCCTACAGCTGAAATAATGAAGTGTCACAAATAGGTGGCTTGAACAACCACCATTCGCACTTCAAAGTCTAGAGATAGAAGTCTGAGGGCTAAGGAGAAATCTGTTCCATGCTCTCTCCTGGCTCTGGAAACCTCAATACTTCCTTGGTCCACAGATGGTCTCACCTGGGCTTCCTTCTAGGTACCTGTCTCTGTGTGCAAGTGTCTCCACTCTCTTTTAAGATAGAAATCATCCTGCATCAGGGCCTACTGTAATAATCTCATTTTTTAACCTGATTACCTTTGTGAAAATCCTCCCCTcaaacacacgcgcgcgcacacacacacacacgcataaggTAAATTCAGAAAATTGGGGAACAAAACTGACACCCCACCCCCTTTAAAGAGTCTCtttctatgtatcccaggctggcatGGACCTCTAGTCCCTGTCTTTGCCTCTAATGTGCTGAGGCTATGCATATGTAACTCCACAGCTGGACAGGAGGCACAATGTAACCCAGAACAATATCCTTAATTCCTCAGATCTCAGCCACGTTCCCTCACGTTTTTTATGTACCCCCAGACAGTACAAGatccctgcttccacctcctcccATTCTTGGAAAGGGGGTCAAGactccagcacctcctctaccccTTCTGTGCTCATTCCCAAGGTAGCTCTCGAGATGTTCCATTCCTTAGTCACCCCTCCATCTCACTTAATACAAATTCCTTCTAGCTCCTAATCCAGAAGCATTTCCTTAAAGCGCCCCATACCTGCAAGGCCAGCGACTCTTTCTGGTCCCTTAGGCAATTTCTGTATCTCCTCTGACCACACCTCCTATAGAAATGGGCCTGGCCTGGAAGGTAAATGGGCTGGTTTTACTAGATACCTTGGATTCCTCCCTTTGCCCTTCCTTTAAATCACTCTAGTTCCTATCTGGTATCAGTCTCTCTCAGGTATCAGTCTCTCTCAGTAAGTAGTCTTGCTGACCTGGCTCCCGTACCCAACCCAGATTCAAGGTTTttgctttgtgttgttgttgacacagggtcttactatgtagtcctaaggggcctggaacttgctatacaagctggcctcgaactcacagagtttTGCcctctttgcttcccaagtgctgggattaaagccaccacACTTGCAGATTCAAGTATTAGTCATCATTCTCCCTATAAGTCCCATCCGCCACTCTTCCACCAACACCACACACCAGCCTCCCCTCAGGTCTCCATGCTGGGTTCCTTGACCAGCATAGTCTTTGTCCAAGTCCAGTTCCACAAAAGTGGTGGATCAGAGCACAAAGCGGCTCTGTGCCTTAGTGTCTTCCCATCCTGGTCGCCCTGGTCGCTAGGGGAACTGCGAGAGGACTCAAGCACCTCTGCTCTTCTTCACCCTTCTCTCTAGACTTAAAAAACGTACCATGTGttgttccccctctcccctcttctgcaGCTGACCTGACGCTCGACCCTCGCACAGCACACCGTGATCTGCTCATCTCCTCTGACTACCGCGGCGTGAGTCTGGCTCCACCCGGAACGCCTGCGCCGCTGGACAGCCCCGCGCGCTTTGATCAGCTCCCGGCGGTGCTGGGTGCGCAGGGCTTCGCGTCAGGCCGCCACTGCTGGGAGGTGGAGACCGCGGAAGGCGCGTCCTTCAGAGACTCTACAGCTCAGGATGAGAACGCGGGAGAGAGCTGCTACGCCGTGGGCGCTGCCGGGGAGTCCGTGACCCGCAAGGGCCTCATCAAGCTGTGCCCATCGGAGGCTATATGGGCCGTGGAGGGCCGCGGCGGCCGCTTGTGGGCGCTCACGGCTCCAGAGCCCACCCTGCTAGGTGGTGCCAGGCCCCCGCCGCAGCGCATTCGCGTGGACTTGGACTGGGAGCGGGGTCGTGTGGCCTTCTATGACGGCCGCTCATTGGACTTGCTCTTCGCCTTCCAGGCGCCGGGCCCGCTCGGGGAGCGTGTCTTCCCCCTGCTCTGCACTTGTGACCCGCGTACCCCGCTGCGTATCTTGCCTGGAGAAGCCTGAGCCTCAGGTCTCTAGCTCCTACCCTACCGCAGTAGTCCAGATGGCCTCGAGGCTACTTCTGTCCCTTGCACAAATCCCCACCTGTTTCAGTGACCTTGTCTGTAACACCTATCGGAACAGGAGTATTAATAAGCACCCTTTGTCCACTCACATTCTCCCAAATCAAAACCTCAACTGGCTTGTACATTCGTGCCTTTAAGCCAGTCTAGTCCCGAGTCTCCATGACCTAAGACCTTTTTCTTGAGTCCTCTTTCCGTACCATTCTAGGCCAGGCTAGAGAAAGAGGCTCTGTTTGTACCACCAGTGTTGGGAAACAGTCCTAATTTACCTCCAATCCCAAAAGGCTCAGGGCATGATGCACAGCAGGAAGTCTGCAGCTTCCTGCTCATGTCCACTCTGAGgattctcagaggaaaaaaaaaagtcttcctaAGACATTTAACTCATAACCTAAGCCGCGCAGCTCAAACCTGAAGCCTAGAACATAAATTCTAGGATATGTATGCAAGCCAGTCTATACTCAACCTTTCATTTATGACTGTTTCCTCTGCTCGTGGCCTTTTCCCATTGAACACCCTCTTGGAACTTTATCTTGCACATAAAAGAACTAATGGTGCTACCTCCTTCCTCAACCCGGGAGCAACTCAGGCACCCCAAACATTCTGTATAGTCTCCCATCCTTCCCTTGTGTATAAATGGGCCTGTATTTAACACACTGTGCAATGTTgggttatttattttgtgcatctGTGGCAATAAATGAGATCTAAGTGGTGCCATGGGTTTTGCTGATTTCTGTACTGTGCACAGCCAGAGGCCTGGAGGGCAGTACCCAGATCCTAGCACCAGCCGGGGAGGGCTGAGAGAGCAAGACACCTGGGTTGGCAGACACCAAAGCCTAGGCAGGAAAGGGTAGGAGCATACTGCAGGGGCCTGTCCCCTCATCTCTttgctttctccctctttccttttagGGACCCAGGCCCCTAGGACACCAATGCTGAAGCTCAAAGATTAAAGGCTGAGAAAATCATTGGCTCTAAGTCAGTGGTCTCAGCCAGCTTTGTCAGAAATGTTATATTCAGGacatggctattttttttttttttttggttccacTTTCCATTAGGTGTGAATGACAAAGACCTCTCCTAACTCCTTTGGAGAGCCATAAGGGGTAAGAGGAGCAGAAGGGCCAGGGAACCCTATAGTCTCCACACAACCTTACATCCCACAGGCAAGAACTAAGATTTAGGAAAACTGCATCAGTAGAAGAACCATAAGCCAGGATTAATACGCAGAACTGGGGTGCAAGATTGCCTGGCATCTGATTGGAGCCCTGGCAGTGAAAGCTGGGACCGTTGAAAACCCAGTTGAAGTGCTTGGGACTCAAGCTGAGGGTGCAGGTGGCCAAGATACTGGATCCCAGGACAGGTAGTTTGGCAGTGAGAACAAAAGGGATAGACTGGGACCAAGATGCCTGGATCCCAGGCATGGGAGCAAACTGTAGGGAAGCAGGGGCTGGGAGAACCCAGAAGCCTGGGTTCTGGAACAGCAGCAAGTCAGAATTCCAGGATCTGTAtccaccctcctcttcctcttctctatcaCTCAGGAGACGGAAGAAGGGGGCAGGAGAACGGAGGCAATGGGTGGAGTCCCCATGTCAGATGGATATATTTGGGGCAGGCAGACACATGAATGGTGAGAGGGATTTAGTGCTGCATAGGTCCTGGAGGGGGCTTAGAGGGATCAGGAGGCTGTGGAGGAGTGGTTGGGGTGGGTGCTGGGGTTGTAGGACGCCGTCCTTTGCGGTGACCCCGTACACAGTGCTTATGACTACAgccttcttcttcatcctcatcACTCTCGGTGGAGCTCTCGCCAAAGGCCCGAGGCTTCTCATAAATACAGCAGCctgaatggagagagagaaagccagctAAGAAGGATGAAGAGCAGTGTTCAGTCAGTTTCATTTCCACCAGATCTGTGTGAAAACCTCTCCCTacttttctggaatccagctgcCTTAGCCTCTTCCCCCAGGAATTCAAGAGAGAGTCGGAAAAACCTGACTCCCATTCTGCCATGGcttgcccccgcccccacccctaaCTCCAGGCAGTTGGTACCGCATAGTTTTATTCCCACCTATTTTTCTTTCCAACCAAGAACTCGATAGAGCTATAAAGCAACAGTGAGATGGTGGCCAGGGACACTGGGCCACCCACACTCACATTTCGACGAGCGTCGCCCCATATGCTCATTGTCCACAGTGTCACTGGACCACTCCACCTTCTTCTCTGGCTTGCGTTTCCGAAGTTTCATAGTTAGGCTCTGATTCTCCTGAAAAGTTAAAAGAGGTGTGGGCCCATCTGACTCACTTCCTCTTGATTTTTCCTGTTTCCTATGGAacctccttttttctcttccctgGCTCAGTCAGTAACACACATCATGCCCCTGGAGAGGCAGGACAGCCTGTTTGTGGAGAGTATGAATCCCTGTTCTTGATAACCAATAGTATGCAAAGAAGGCAATTCTTAAACTAGGGAAGGTGCCAGCAAATTGGCAAACTAAGATACAACCAACGCTATCACCCTTGGTGGCATTAATATATGAATGTTATTTTCTCCCTTTCCTGTGACTGGCCTTTGATCTCACTTTCTTCTTCACACCTCTTATTCATGTTCTAAAGAGACTGAGgtatgtaatctcagcacttgggagactgaaatGGCCTCTGCAACATGGTATAGctattttctcagaaaaaaataaaataaaataaagcagggATGGGGAGACATCTCTGTTGGTAAAGCTCTTTtggtgcaagcatgaagacctgagtttgatcccttgtATCCACgggaacaaaaacaacaacaaaaagtcaaatgtggtggtggtggtggtgcaaaaAGGCAGATCTCTTGCTAGCCAGACTAGCCTATTTGGCCAGCTCCAGGCACAATGACTCTGtatcataagtaaataaataaataaataaatatagaccaTGTCTCAGACATCTGAGGTTAACttcaggcctacacacacacacacacacacacacatatcaaaataaaacaaatatccaaAACCCTCCTTCTACAAAAAAgccttcattctttcttctctcatctTCAAGCCCAGGGCTCCCTAATCCTATCCACTTATTCTTTAACATTCTGGCATCTCTGGTAATAACTGCTAAACTACTAATCTCCTTCAACCCAGACATTGTCAAACCCAACGCATCTTTCTCCCTTTGAAAGCAATTTGTTTTTGCAAAAGTTGTTTGCTCATTTGCTTCTCTCCTCCCTGATCTGCCAAAACACACTTCACCTTATTTTCTTGTTTCCTCATTTCCTCCGCTTTAACACGCACCCATTCCATGACTATCTATTGGTAAGCACTATTGGTAAGTACTCGTTCTGTACATTTGCCTCCAAAACCACGCCTTCTCAAATGGCGTTTCACTTCCTCCCAGTACCTTTCTGGCTCCTTAACCCAGTTTCCGTTTATTACGTACATA is part of the Mus musculus strain C57BL/6J chromosome 17, GRCm38.p6 C57BL/6J genome and harbors:
- the Rnf39 gene encoding RING finger protein 39; translation: MEAPELGPGLVERLEQLATCPLCGGPFEDPVLLACEHSFCRACLARCWGAPAASGSEAAPPSCPCCGQPCPRRSLRSNVRLAVEVRISRGLREKLAEPGARAGRRRGGRIPTMGCLDPHGEDMRKTWRRFDVPAPKPSNSEEDLPEDYPVVKNMLHRLTADLTLDPRTAHRDLLISSDYRGVSLAPPGTPAPLDSPARFDQLPAVLGAQGFASGRHCWEVETAEGASFRDSTAQDENAGESCYAVGAAGESVTRKGLIKLCPSEAIWAVEGRGGRLWALTAPEPTLLGGARPPPQRIRVDLDWERGRVAFYDGRSLDLLFAFQAPGPLGERVFPLLCTCDPRTPLRILPGEA
- the Ppp1r11 gene encoding E3 ubiquitin-protein ligase PPP1R11, translating into MAETGAGISETVTETTVTETTVTETTEPENQSLTMKLRKRKPEKKVEWSSDTVDNEHMGRRSSKCCCIYEKPRAFGESSTESDEDEEEGCSHKHCVRGHRKGRRPTTPAPTPTTPPQPPDPSKPPPGPMQH